A genomic region of Pongo pygmaeus isolate AG05252 chromosome 7, NHGRI_mPonPyg2-v2.0_pri, whole genome shotgun sequence contains the following coding sequences:
- the SYBU gene encoding syntabulin isoform X6 has translation MFAMKVYGAYLLSSEADFSSSSSTGSISAPEVHMSTAGSKRSSSSRNRGPHGRSNGASSHKPGSSPSSPREKDLLSMLCRNQLSPVNIHPSYAPSSPSSSNSGSYKGSDCSPIMRRSGRYMSCGENHGVRPPNPEQYLTPLQQKEVTVRHLKTKLKESERRLHERESEIVELKSQLARMREDWIEEECHRVEAQLALKEARKEIKQLKQVIETMRSSLADKDKGIQKYFVDINIQNKKLESLLQSMEMAHSGSLRDELCLDFPCDSPEKSLTLNPPLDTMADGLSLEEQVMGEGADRELLVGDSIADGTDLFDEIVTATTTESGDLELVHSTPGANVLELLPMVMGQEEGSVVVERAVQTDVVPYSPAISELIQNVLQKLQDPCPSSLASPDESEADSMESFPESLSALVVDLTPRNPNSAILLSPVETPYANVDAEVHANRLMRELDFAACVEERLDGVIPLARGGVVRQYWSSSFLVDLLAVAAPVVPTVLWAFSTQRGGTDPVYNIGALLRGCCVVALHSLRRTAFHIKT, from the exons GTAGTGAAGCTGATTTTAGCTCCTCGAGCAGCACAGGCAGCATTTCTGCTCCTGAGGTCCATATGTCGACTGCGGGAAGCAAGCGGTCTTCTTCTTCACGCAA TCGAGGTCCTCATGGGCGGAGTAATGGAGCTTCGTCGCACAAGCCTGGCAGCAGCCCATCATCCCCGCGGGAAAAGGACCTTCTGTCCATGCTGTGCAGGAATCAGCTGAGCCCTGTCAATATCCATCCCAGTTATGCACCTTCTTCCCCAAGCAGTAGCAACTCAGGCTCCTACAAAGGAAGCGACTGTAGCCCCATCATGAG GCGTTCTGGAAGGTACATGTCTTGCGGTGAAAATCATGGTGTCAGACCCCCAAACCCAGAGCAGTATTTGACTCCACTGCAGCAGAAAGAGGTGACAGTGAGACACCTCAAAACCAAGCTGAAGGAATCTGAGCGCCGACTCCATGAAAG GGAAAGTGAAATTGTGGAGCTTAAGTCCCAGCTGGCCCGCATGCGAGAGGACTGGATTGAGGAGGAGTGTCACCGGGTAGAGGCCCAGTTGGCACTCAAAGAAGCCAGGAAAGAGATTAAACAGCTCAAACAGGTCATCGAAACCATGCGGAGTAGCTTGGCTGATAAAGATAAAGGcattcagaaatattttgtgGACATAAACATCCAAAACAAGAAGCTGGAGTCTCTCCTTCAGAGCATGGAGATGGCACACAGTGGCTCTCTGAGGGACGAACTGTGCCTAGACTTTCCATGTGATTCCCCAGAGAAGAGCTTAACCCTCAACCCCCCTCTTGACACAATGGCAGATGGGTTATCTCTGGAAGAGCAGGTCATGGGGGAAGGGGCTGACAGGGAGCTACTGGTAGGAGATAGCATAGCCGACGGCACAGATTTGTTTGATGAGATAGTGACAGCCACCACCACAGAATCTGGTGACCTGGAGCTTGTGCATTCCACCCCTGGGGCTAACGTCCTGGAGCTGCTGCCCATGGTCATGGGTCAGGAGGAGGGCAGTGTGGTGGTGGAGCGAGCCGTTCAGACCGACGTGGTGCCCTACAGCCCAGCCATCTCGGAGCTCATTCAGAATGTGCTGCAGAAGCTCCAGGACCCCTGTCCCTCGAGCTTGGCGTCCCCTGATGAGTCTGAAGCAGACTCGATGGAGAGCTTCCCAGAGTCCCTCTCTGCCTTAGTGGTTGATTTAACTCCAAGAAATCCAAACTCAGCCATCCTTTTGTCTCCCGTGGAGACCCCGTACGCCAATGTGGATGCAGAAGTTCATGCAAATCGCCTCATGAGAGAGCTGGATTTTGCAGCCTGCGTGGAAGAGAGGTTGGATGGTGTCATCCCACTGGCTCGCGGGGGCGTCGTGAGGCAGTACTGGAGCAGCAGCTTCCTGGTGGATCTCCTGGCTGTGGCTGCCCCAGTAGTCCCCACGGTTCTGTGGGCATTCAGTACTCAGCGAGGGGGAACGGATCCTGTCTATAACATCGGGGCCTTGCTCAGAGGCTGTTGCGTGGTTGCCCTGCATTCGCTCCGCCGCACCGCCTTCCATATCAAAACCTAA
- the SYBU gene encoding syntabulin isoform X7 codes for MVGEGSIQSSRYKKESKSGLVKPGSEADFSSSSSTGSISAPEVHMSTAGSKRSSSSRNRGPHGRSNGASSHKPGSSPSSPREKDLLSMLCRNQLSPVNIHPSYAPSSPSSSNSGSYKGSDCSPIMRRSGRYMSCGENHGVRPPNPEQYLTPLQQKEVTVRHLKTKLKESERRLHERESEIVELKSQLARMREDWIEEECHRVEAQLALKEARKEIKQLKQVIETMRSSLADKDKGIQKYFVDINIQNKKLESLLQSMEMAHSGSLRDELCLDFPCDSPEKSLTLNPPLDTMADGLSLEEQVMGEGADRELLVGDSIADGTDLFDEIVTATTTESGDLELVHSTPGANVLELLPMVMGQEEGSVVVERAVQTDVVPYSPAISELIQNVLQKLQDPCPSSLASPDESEADSMESFPESLSALVVDLTPRNPNSAILLSPVETPYANVDAEVHANRLMRELDFAACVEERLDGVIPLARGGVVRQYWSSSFLVDLLAVAAPVVPTVLWAFSTQRGGTDPVYNIGALLRGCCVVALHSLRRTAFHIKT; via the exons GTAGTGAAGCTGATTTTAGCTCCTCGAGCAGCACAGGCAGCATTTCTGCTCCTGAGGTCCATATGTCGACTGCGGGAAGCAAGCGGTCTTCTTCTTCACGCAA TCGAGGTCCTCATGGGCGGAGTAATGGAGCTTCGTCGCACAAGCCTGGCAGCAGCCCATCATCCCCGCGGGAAAAGGACCTTCTGTCCATGCTGTGCAGGAATCAGCTGAGCCCTGTCAATATCCATCCCAGTTATGCACCTTCTTCCCCAAGCAGTAGCAACTCAGGCTCCTACAAAGGAAGCGACTGTAGCCCCATCATGAG GCGTTCTGGAAGGTACATGTCTTGCGGTGAAAATCATGGTGTCAGACCCCCAAACCCAGAGCAGTATTTGACTCCACTGCAGCAGAAAGAGGTGACAGTGAGACACCTCAAAACCAAGCTGAAGGAATCTGAGCGCCGACTCCATGAAAG GGAAAGTGAAATTGTGGAGCTTAAGTCCCAGCTGGCCCGCATGCGAGAGGACTGGATTGAGGAGGAGTGTCACCGGGTAGAGGCCCAGTTGGCACTCAAAGAAGCCAGGAAAGAGATTAAACAGCTCAAACAGGTCATCGAAACCATGCGGAGTAGCTTGGCTGATAAAGATAAAGGcattcagaaatattttgtgGACATAAACATCCAAAACAAGAAGCTGGAGTCTCTCCTTCAGAGCATGGAGATGGCACACAGTGGCTCTCTGAGGGACGAACTGTGCCTAGACTTTCCATGTGATTCCCCAGAGAAGAGCTTAACCCTCAACCCCCCTCTTGACACAATGGCAGATGGGTTATCTCTGGAAGAGCAGGTCATGGGGGAAGGGGCTGACAGGGAGCTACTGGTAGGAGATAGCATAGCCGACGGCACAGATTTGTTTGATGAGATAGTGACAGCCACCACCACAGAATCTGGTGACCTGGAGCTTGTGCATTCCACCCCTGGGGCTAACGTCCTGGAGCTGCTGCCCATGGTCATGGGTCAGGAGGAGGGCAGTGTGGTGGTGGAGCGAGCCGTTCAGACCGACGTGGTGCCCTACAGCCCAGCCATCTCGGAGCTCATTCAGAATGTGCTGCAGAAGCTCCAGGACCCCTGTCCCTCGAGCTTGGCGTCCCCTGATGAGTCTGAAGCAGACTCGATGGAGAGCTTCCCAGAGTCCCTCTCTGCCTTAGTGGTTGATTTAACTCCAAGAAATCCAAACTCAGCCATCCTTTTGTCTCCCGTGGAGACCCCGTACGCCAATGTGGATGCAGAAGTTCATGCAAATCGCCTCATGAGAGAGCTGGATTTTGCAGCCTGCGTGGAAGAGAGGTTGGATGGTGTCATCCCACTGGCTCGCGGGGGCGTCGTGAGGCAGTACTGGAGCAGCAGCTTCCTGGTGGATCTCCTGGCTGTGGCTGCCCCAGTAGTCCCCACGGTTCTGTGGGCATTCAGTACTCAGCGAGGGGGAACGGATCCTGTCTATAACATCGGGGCCTTGCTCAGAGGCTGTTGCGTGGTTGCCCTGCATTCGCTCCGCCGCACCGCCTTCCATATCAAAACCTAA